A window of the Desulfobacula toluolica Tol2 genome harbors these coding sequences:
- a CDS encoding DUF4384 domain-containing protein — MTKINAKFCYKLVCRLFLSCVCFSMFSCVSVDPAKVDVTLQQSQPEVKLTSYTETLNELGLMTEIYATGELRIQSDPVGDNTGTSGSTGGEIPRDITEILKSTLNSIGGNVLYIPYDPAYIQNMNVTGYSNFEGKLIPEVVVSGGITEFDRGLTTRGDGTDIGAEASFTNAPSWTPANTVGFDYGNSGKEGTARITLDFNMLDFKTLAGIPRMNTVNSMEVHKALREKELGITLFGPTFGRKGSIKKVQGRHAAVRVLVEVSMIQMIGKYLVLPYWKLLGDDSDPDPVVIKQINRYYYSLNDEERISTVQQWMFLYGNDLKLSGQLDNPTVMALQKLSPSFAMGSKTIDLDTFVNIYTGIPIDERTLARRNLLNTQILVEQQSDSQDEVATASTLVQEQETASYKAPEASVAPTVSKQPDKSSQAAAAPTAQAKKRQKTTGIGRMISDEEW; from the coding sequence ATGACAAAGATAAATGCTAAATTCTGTTATAAATTAGTTTGCCGATTGTTTTTGAGTTGTGTTTGCTTTTCAATGTTTTCCTGCGTATCGGTTGACCCTGCAAAAGTTGATGTTACACTTCAGCAATCACAACCCGAAGTAAAGCTCACCTCGTATACGGAAACACTTAACGAATTAGGATTGATGACAGAAATTTATGCCACAGGGGAACTTAGGATTCAAAGCGATCCGGTTGGAGACAATACAGGCACATCAGGATCAACTGGTGGTGAAATCCCCCGTGATATAACGGAAATTCTTAAAAGCACACTGAATTCAATCGGGGGAAATGTACTCTATATTCCTTATGATCCTGCTTATATCCAAAACATGAATGTCACGGGTTACTCTAATTTTGAAGGAAAGCTTATTCCGGAAGTTGTTGTCAGCGGTGGAATTACTGAATTTGACAGGGGACTCACTACCCGTGGAGATGGAACCGATATCGGTGCTGAAGCGTCTTTTACCAATGCACCCAGCTGGACACCCGCCAACACCGTAGGATTTGATTATGGTAACAGCGGAAAAGAAGGAACTGCAAGAATTACATTGGATTTTAATATGCTTGACTTTAAAACTCTGGCAGGCATTCCAAGAATGAATACCGTGAACAGTATGGAAGTCCATAAGGCGTTGAGGGAAAAAGAACTGGGAATTACATTGTTTGGTCCAACTTTTGGAAGAAAAGGGTCTATTAAAAAAGTTCAGGGTCGCCATGCTGCCGTTCGTGTTCTGGTAGAAGTCAGCATGATACAGATGATTGGAAAATATCTTGTCCTCCCATATTGGAAACTCCTTGGTGATGATTCAGATCCCGACCCTGTGGTGATAAAACAGATCAATCGATACTACTACAGCCTGAACGATGAAGAACGGATTTCTACGGTTCAGCAATGGATGTTTCTCTATGGCAATGATCTAAAACTCTCAGGTCAATTAGACAATCCAACGGTTATGGCTCTTCAAAAGCTTTCCCCTTCTTTTGCCATGGGCAGCAAAACAATTGATTTGGATACTTTTGTAAATATTTATACTGGAATTCCAATTGATGAAAGAACGCTGGCCAGGCGAAATCTTCTGAACACTCAAATACTGGTGGAACAGCAGTCCGATTCACAGGATGAAGTGGCAACAGCCAGTACTCTTGTCCAGGAACAGGAAACAGCCAGTTACAAAGCACCAGAAGCATCAGTTGCACCTACTGTATCAAAACAGCCTGACAAAAGCTCCCAAGCTGCTGCCGCTCCAACCGCCCAAGCAAAGAAGAGGCAAAAAACGACAGGAATAGGCAGGATGATAAGCGATGAAGAGTGGTAA
- the fdhF gene encoding formate dehydrogenase subunit alpha, which translates to MKTKQTITINGKVFPFKKEETILEAAERNEIFIPTLCHLKGTTPTGACRICMVEVKGARSLVASCAAPAEPGMEVKTESNEVIRSRKLTLALMLSSGYHDCLLCPATGKCTLQALAYRYNVNGRRFETSKSRYPLENINPFIIRDFSKCILCGRCVQACNDVQVNNAIDLGYRGVAAKVVTAGDRTLKDSDCVFCGECIQVCPVGALYPKDALHKPRYGETEKVRTTCSYCGVGCQMHLHIKDNRVQRITGADTAPNNGSLCVKGRFGYDFIHSEERLTHPLIREKDGFRKVSWDEALKKIADHFTKIKLQDGPDKMGVLVSARMTNEDNYIAQKFARTVLKTNNIDHCARLCHASTVAGLAASFGSGAMTNPIADIENARVILVTGSNTTETHPVLSGFIKRAVKFNKARLIVIDPRQITLTRFAEKWLRPEPGTNVAWINGLMHVILKENLHDPDFIRQRTIDFDKLKKSLEPYTPEYVASLTGIKEKALIETARIYAAGAPSSIIYCMGITQHSSGTDNVKALANLAMLCGYMGIEGGGVNPLRGQNNVQGACDMGGLPNVYPGYKPVTDPVVRADMEKAWQVADLSPIPGMTVTEMIPAAAEKKIKSLYIIGENPMVSDPDIGHVKKCLKNLDLLVVQDIFMTETGKLAHVVLPATCFAEKNGTFTNTERRIQRIRKAVSPPGNALGDWQIICRLAGQMGMGMSYKNSREIMDEIASVTPSYAGVTYERLEEKGIHWPCPQKDHPGTPILHQETFTNGKGVFHAIEFRVPAEETCPEYPLILTTGRLLYQYHTGTMTMKTAGLNEIAPESHIEISSEDAQNAGLRDGEIAELSSRRGMVTARISISPKAVNGTVFMPFHYARAAANVLTNTALDPVAKIPELKVCAVKLRNIKPSSIIY; encoded by the coding sequence ATGAAAACAAAACAAACCATTACAATTAATGGAAAGGTTTTCCCCTTTAAAAAAGAAGAAACAATCCTGGAGGCGGCAGAAAGAAATGAAATTTTTATTCCAACACTCTGCCATTTGAAAGGAACCACCCCCACGGGTGCCTGTAGAATCTGCATGGTTGAGGTAAAAGGGGCCCGCAGCCTTGTGGCATCCTGCGCTGCCCCCGCTGAACCTGGAATGGAGGTAAAAACAGAGTCAAATGAAGTAATCCGGTCCCGAAAACTGACCCTGGCCCTCATGCTTTCGTCGGGATACCACGACTGTCTTTTGTGTCCGGCCACAGGAAAATGTACCCTCCAGGCCCTGGCCTATCGCTATAATGTCAACGGACGACGTTTTGAAACTTCAAAATCCCGTTATCCCCTGGAAAATATCAATCCATTTATCATCCGGGATTTTTCAAAATGTATTCTTTGCGGCCGGTGTGTCCAGGCCTGCAATGATGTTCAGGTAAATAATGCCATTGACCTGGGATACCGGGGAGTTGCAGCTAAAGTGGTAACTGCCGGGGACAGAACCCTGAAGGATTCAGACTGTGTTTTCTGCGGAGAATGTATCCAGGTCTGCCCGGTAGGAGCCTTATATCCCAAGGATGCCCTGCACAAGCCCAGATACGGGGAAACCGAAAAAGTCAGAACCACCTGTAGTTATTGCGGGGTGGGTTGCCAGATGCACCTGCATATAAAAGATAACCGGGTCCAACGGATCACCGGGGCAGATACCGCTCCAAACAACGGCAGCCTGTGCGTCAAAGGCAGATTCGGATATGACTTTATCCATTCAGAGGAAAGGCTTACCCATCCTCTGATCCGTGAAAAAGACGGATTTAGAAAAGTCAGCTGGGATGAGGCCCTCAAAAAAATTGCGGATCATTTCACGAAAATTAAACTCCAGGACGGACCGGATAAAATGGGAGTGCTGGTTTCAGCAAGAATGACCAACGAAGACAATTACATTGCTCAAAAATTTGCCAGAACGGTCCTGAAAACCAATAATATCGACCATTGTGCCCGGCTGTGCCATGCATCCACAGTTGCCGGCCTGGCAGCATCTTTTGGCAGCGGTGCCATGACCAACCCCATTGCCGACATTGAAAATGCAAGGGTCATCCTGGTAACCGGGTCCAATACCACGGAAACCCACCCGGTACTCTCCGGTTTTATCAAAAGGGCCGTAAAATTCAACAAGGCCAGGCTCATTGTGATTGATCCTCGGCAGATCACCCTGACCCGATTCGCAGAAAAATGGCTCCGGCCGGAACCGGGAACCAATGTCGCATGGATCAACGGTCTCATGCATGTGATCCTCAAGGAAAATTTACATGATCCCGATTTTATCCGGCAGCGGACTATTGACTTTGACAAGCTCAAGAAAAGCCTTGAACCTTATACCCCTGAATATGTTGCATCCCTGACCGGAATTAAGGAAAAAGCCCTGATTGAAACCGCCCGAATTTATGCAGCGGGAGCACCGTCCAGTATTATTTACTGCATGGGCATTACCCAGCACTCATCCGGTACCGACAATGTCAAGGCCCTGGCCAATCTGGCCATGCTTTGCGGCTATATGGGGATTGAAGGCGGCGGCGTCAACCCGTTGCGGGGACAGAACAATGTTCAAGGAGCCTGTGACATGGGCGGTCTTCCCAATGTTTATCCCGGATACAAGCCCGTAACAGACCCAGTTGTCAGAGCTGATATGGAAAAGGCATGGCAGGTTGCCGACCTTTCCCCCATACCAGGAATGACGGTAACCGAAATGATCCCGGCAGCCGCAGAAAAAAAGATAAAATCTCTTTATATCATTGGTGAAAATCCCATGGTTTCAGACCCGGATATCGGCCATGTAAAAAAATGCCTGAAAAATCTTGATCTCCTGGTTGTTCAGGATATTTTCATGACTGAAACGGGAAAATTGGCTCATGTAGTACTGCCTGCAACCTGTTTTGCTGAAAAAAACGGCACTTTCACCAATACGGAAAGACGAATCCAGCGGATCAGAAAAGCGGTCTCCCCGCCGGGAAATGCCTTGGGGGACTGGCAGATTATCTGTAGGTTAGCTGGACAAATGGGAATGGGCATGAGCTATAAAAACAGCCGGGAAATCATGGATGAGATCGCTTCGGTCACTCCGTCCTATGCCGGGGTGACCTATGAACGGCTTGAAGAAAAAGGAATTCACTGGCCCTGTCCGCAAAAAGATCATCCGGGCACACCAATTTTGCACCAGGAAACCTTTACCAACGGCAAAGGTGTTTTTCACGCTATTGAATTCAGAGTACCGGCGGAAGAAACCTGTCCGGAATATCCTTTAATATTGACCACCGGCCGTCTACTTTATCAGTATCACACCGGCACCATGACCATGAAGACGGCAGGCCTGAATGAAATTGCTCCTGAAAGCCATATCGAAATTTCATCTGAAGATGCTCAAAACGCTGGTTTAAGAGATGGAGAAATAGCAGAACTGTCTTCAAGACGAGGGATGGTAACTGCCCGGATAAGCATTTCCCCAAAAGCGGTTAACGGTACTGTTTTCATGCCTTTCCACTATGCCAGGGCTGCTGCCAATGTATTGACCAACACAGCTTTGGATCCTGTTGCTAAAATACCGGAACTGAAAGTATGTGCCGTAAAATTGCGCAATATAAAACCCAGTAGCATAATTTATTAA
- a CDS encoding head GIN domain-containing protein — translation MKQHTIFTIYAFSVTLLTVWCSVFVIPNCAFAMNIVINKDFVEMNRSDGKISSGTTTNCIVGNGLLKKEKRDLSFFNEININGTFDVNIGLQKKQSVEILCDENLLSQISTRVSDGGLHINTIKSVCPKSGLTINIFLPNLESLNCSGANSIVVENMNNDHFFLKLDGANDVRISGKTHQFNIEILGVGDLHANRLQAETVTIESQGSSDAYVYASKRLQVTLMGAGDIYYYGEPVQIDSRIEGVGDLINGE, via the coding sequence ATGAAACAACATACAATTTTCACAATATATGCCTTTTCAGTGACCCTGTTGACAGTTTGGTGTTCTGTTTTTGTTATCCCAAACTGTGCATTTGCCATGAATATAGTCATCAACAAAGATTTTGTTGAAATGAACCGGAGTGATGGTAAAATTTCTTCAGGGACAACCACGAATTGTATTGTGGGGAACGGCTTGCTGAAAAAAGAGAAAAGAGATCTGTCGTTTTTTAACGAAATCAATATCAACGGGACTTTTGATGTTAACATTGGATTACAAAAAAAACAGTCAGTTGAAATTTTATGTGATGAGAATCTTCTTTCCCAAATATCCACTCGGGTTTCAGATGGCGGCTTGCACATTAATACCATAAAATCAGTTTGTCCCAAATCCGGATTGACAATTAATATTTTCTTGCCAAATCTTGAGTCCCTCAATTGTAGTGGAGCCAATAGCATTGTTGTTGAAAACATGAATAATGATCATTTTTTTCTCAAACTGGATGGCGCAAATGATGTCCGCATCTCCGGAAAAACGCATCAATTTAATATCGAAATTCTGGGGGTCGGAGATCTTCATGCAAATCGTTTGCAGGCTGAGACCGTTACCATAGAGTCACAAGGCTCAAGCGATGCCTACGTTTATGCTTCAAAAAGGCTGCAGGTAACTTTGATGGGTGCAGGGGATATTTATTACTATGGGGAACCGGTGCAGATCGATTCCCGGATTGAGGGTGTGGGGGATCTGATAAATGGTGAGTAA
- a CDS encoding S1C family serine protease — protein sequence MKKIYYAFFRKAFTYFCLFLLITVGITHAEEKDTVVKIYVVYNEYNYHEPWQMKGLQSRHGSGVIIKGNRILTNAHVVCNNTFLQVRKSGQAKRYTAVVDIIDHKSDLALLRIKDKTFFNEITPLEFGEFSRIKEEVFAYGFPEGGDKLSITRGVISRIEHKEYKHSGAYLLACQLDASINPGNSGGPVIKNGKIVGIAFQNAFGEQIENIGYMIPVPGIKRFLEDIVDGRLDGIPELGVSMQKLENSDMRNHYQMQQSDTGVLVNSIFPDSPALGILESEDVLLKVDHYNIENDGTIEFRKGERTYLGFALQQKQINEKISLLVLRKGKRININLTLSKPLHCCRLVPYRQYETEPRFYIIGGLVFEVLSLNYLYEYGGANNFYLNAPTELLNLFYNEEQRQDRKEVVLLVQVLADEVNVGYHEFINGIISKVNGKKINVMEDLVSAFETWNGDYHVIEDIKGFKIILNSHAVKEADNRILKKYKIFSDRSAGL from the coding sequence ATGAAAAAAATATACTATGCCTTTTTTAGAAAAGCTTTTACCTATTTTTGTTTATTCTTATTGATTACTGTAGGGATAACACATGCTGAGGAAAAAGATACTGTGGTTAAAATTTATGTCGTATATAATGAATACAATTATCACGAACCATGGCAGATGAAAGGGCTGCAATCACGTCACGGGTCCGGCGTTATTATAAAAGGGAACCGAATTCTCACCAATGCCCATGTAGTCTGTAACAATACTTTTTTGCAGGTACGAAAATCAGGTCAGGCCAAACGTTACACAGCTGTTGTTGATATCATTGATCATAAAAGTGACCTGGCGTTACTTCGGATTAAGGACAAAACTTTTTTCAATGAAATTACCCCCCTTGAATTTGGTGAATTTTCCAGAATCAAAGAAGAGGTTTTTGCTTATGGATTCCCTGAAGGTGGAGATAAACTTTCCATAACCAGGGGGGTTATTTCAAGAATCGAGCATAAAGAATACAAACACAGTGGAGCTTATCTGCTTGCATGCCAGCTTGATGCCTCAATCAACCCCGGCAACAGCGGTGGGCCTGTTATCAAAAATGGAAAAATTGTTGGAATCGCTTTTCAAAATGCCTTTGGTGAACAAATAGAGAATATCGGTTACATGATTCCAGTGCCGGGGATCAAACGTTTTTTAGAGGATATTGTTGATGGTCGACTTGATGGCATACCGGAATTAGGTGTTTCCATGCAGAAACTTGAAAATTCCGATATGAGAAATCATTATCAAATGCAACAGTCCGATACAGGAGTTCTGGTGAATTCAATTTTCCCTGATTCCCCGGCTTTAGGAATACTTGAGTCAGAAGACGTGCTGTTGAAAGTTGATCATTATAATATTGAAAATGACGGCACGATCGAATTTAGAAAAGGAGAGCGGACCTATCTTGGATTTGCACTGCAACAAAAACAAATTAACGAAAAAATTTCGCTATTGGTGCTAAGAAAAGGAAAACGGATTAACATAAATTTGACTTTATCAAAACCTCTTCACTGCTGTAGGCTTGTCCCCTACAGACAATATGAAACTGAACCAAGGTTTTACATCATAGGCGGACTGGTTTTTGAAGTGTTATCATTGAATTATCTTTATGAATACGGTGGAGCAAATAATTTTTATTTGAATGCACCAACAGAGTTGCTGAATCTTTTTTATAATGAAGAACAGCGGCAGGACAGAAAAGAGGTTGTTCTGCTGGTGCAGGTTCTGGCAGATGAAGTAAATGTCGGCTACCATGAATTTATTAATGGAATCATCTCAAAGGTAAACGGCAAAAAAATTAATGTCATGGAAGACCTGGTATCAGCTTTTGAAACCTGGAATGGTGACTATCATGTAATTGAAGATATCAAAGGATTTAAAATCATCCTTAACAGCCATGCAGTTAAAGAAGCTGATAACAGGATACTTAAAAAATATAAAATTTTTTCTGATCGATCTGCTGGATTATAA
- a CDS encoding NADH-quinone oxidoreductase subunit NuoE family protein: MNLERYHCHEDITEIMWEKIDIIIETYKNTPGAVITVLRECQNIVGYLPCELIDHIAAGMNLPGSEIFGVASFYSLFSLTPKGRHTIKVCTGTACYVKGIRESVSRIENEYNLKEGQTTDDQRFSLECVRCLGACGLAPVMVVGDDTHGDIAAENVIKILDDYK, translated from the coding sequence ATGAATCTTGAAAGATACCATTGTCATGAAGATATCACTGAAATAATGTGGGAAAAAATTGATATTATCATTGAGACCTATAAAAACACGCCGGGTGCGGTGATTACTGTGTTGCGGGAATGTCAGAATATTGTCGGTTACCTGCCGTGCGAACTGATTGATCATATTGCAGCCGGCATGAATCTGCCCGGAAGCGAAATTTTTGGGGTGGCATCCTTTTACTCTCTTTTTTCACTGACACCCAAAGGGCGACATACCATCAAGGTCTGCACCGGCACAGCCTGCTATGTAAAAGGCATCCGGGAATCCGTCTCCAGAATCGAAAATGAATACAACCTTAAAGAAGGCCAGACAACGGATGACCAACGTTTTTCCCTGGAATGCGTACGATGCCTCGGGGCCTGCGGCCTGGCCCCGGTCATGGTTGTAGGAGATGATACCCATGGAGACATAGCAGCAGAAAATGTCATTAAAATTTTGGATGATTACAAATAA
- a CDS encoding NADH-ubiquinone oxidoreductase-F iron-sulfur binding region domain-containing protein, translated as MYQGAGAFVCGEETALMRSIEGKRGMPRPRPPFPAHKGLWEKPSILNNVETFSNVPQIIWNGGDWYAGVGTETSKGTKVFALSGDVNNIGLVEVPMGTTLRTLIYDIGGGIPNKRKFKAVQLGGPSGGCIPEHMLDTPVDYEEISKVGAIMGSGGVIVMNDRTCMVDMARFFMDFIQDESCGKCTPCREGTYRMLEILNKICDGNGQPEDITSLEELSHVIHQSALCGLGQTAANPVLSALRYFREEFEAHVNEKRCPAKRCLALLKFKVDPDLCKKCGLCYKSCPADAIEWKKKEKAFINQNKCIKCMSCFSKCKFDAIF; from the coding sequence ATATACCAGGGAGCCGGTGCCTTTGTTTGTGGTGAAGAAACTGCATTGATGCGCTCCATTGAAGGAAAAAGAGGGATGCCCAGACCAAGACCCCCTTTTCCGGCACACAAGGGGTTGTGGGAAAAACCCAGCATACTGAACAATGTAGAAACCTTTTCTAATGTACCCCAAATCATATGGAACGGCGGTGACTGGTATGCAGGTGTGGGAACCGAAACCAGCAAAGGCACCAAAGTATTTGCCCTTTCAGGGGATGTGAACAATATCGGTCTGGTAGAAGTACCCATGGGTACTACTCTCAGAACCCTGATCTATGACATCGGCGGTGGTATTCCGAACAAACGCAAATTCAAAGCCGTGCAATTGGGTGGTCCCTCGGGAGGCTGTATTCCCGAACATATGCTGGACACCCCTGTGGATTATGAGGAAATCTCAAAAGTCGGTGCTATCATGGGATCAGGCGGGGTCATCGTAATGAACGACCGGACATGTATGGTCGATATGGCCCGCTTCTTCATGGACTTTATCCAGGATGAATCCTGCGGCAAATGCACCCCCTGCCGGGAAGGTACATACCGTATGCTGGAAATTTTAAATAAAATATGTGACGGAAACGGACAGCCAGAGGACATCACAAGCCTTGAAGAACTTTCCCATGTGATCCACCAGAGCGCTCTTTGCGGTCTGGGCCAGACAGCGGCTAATCCGGTACTTTCCGCATTGCGGTATTTCAGGGAGGAATTTGAAGCCCATGTTAATGAAAAACGCTGCCCTGCAAAACGTTGCTTGGCCCTGCTTAAGTTTAAAGTAGATCCTGATTTGTGCAAAAAATGCGGTCTCTGCTATAAAAGCTGTCCAGCAGATGCCATTGAGTGGAAAAAGAAAGAAAAGGCCTTTATTAACCAGAATAAGTGTATCAAATGCATGAGTTGTTTTAGTAAATGCAAATTTGATGCAATTTTTTAA
- a CDS encoding (2Fe-2S) ferredoxin domain-containing protein, with protein sequence MKRLTEKKLTALREKKKKQQSATERSKVLICGGTGCHATGSIAVKNALTDEIKKKSLSKKVDVIETGCNGFCALGPLMVVEPDGIFYTKLSCEDIPELVEEQLMNHITVDRLLFKDPITKKRIARQDDIAFFSHQMPRALRNKGLIDPENIDDYIAQDGYLALAKTLNKMSPEQIVDEMKKSGIRGRGGAGFPTGLKWDFARQSKEEVKYVLCNADEGDPGAFMDRSILEADPHCLLEGMTIAAIAIQASKGYIYCRTEYQLAIKRLEIAITQAKSYGLLGKDILNTGYSGPQCQDSFSFNLSVIFHFENVRNSVSRFGVQICFGD encoded by the coding sequence ATGAAAAGACTGACGGAAAAAAAGCTGACAGCTCTCAGGGAGAAAAAAAAGAAGCAACAGTCGGCTACTGAACGGAGCAAAGTTTTAATCTGTGGCGGGACCGGCTGCCATGCAACCGGTTCTATTGCTGTTAAAAATGCCCTGACAGACGAAATCAAAAAAAAGAGCCTGTCAAAAAAAGTTGATGTCATTGAAACCGGGTGTAATGGATTTTGTGCCCTTGGTCCTTTAATGGTTGTGGAACCTGATGGCATCTTCTACACAAAACTTTCCTGTGAAGATATCCCTGAACTGGTTGAAGAACAACTGATGAACCACATCACTGTGGACCGCCTTTTGTTCAAAGATCCGATCACAAAAAAGCGAATCGCAAGACAGGATGACATTGCTTTTTTCTCTCACCAGATGCCCAGGGCACTTAGAAACAAGGGCTTGATTGATCCGGAAAACATTGACGATTATATTGCTCAGGACGGGTATCTGGCTCTTGCCAAAACACTCAACAAAATGAGTCCGGAACAGATTGTGGATGAAATGAAAAAATCCGGCATCCGGGGACGGGGAGGTGCGGGATTTCCCACAGGCTTGAAATGGGATTTTGCCCGGCAAAGTAAAGAAGAAGTTAAATATGTCCTGTGCAATGCAGACGAAGGTGATCCAGGAGCTTTCATGGACCGAAGCATTCTGGAGGCAGACCCCCATTGTCTGCTGGAAGGAATGACCATTGCAGCCATAGCTATACAGGCTTCTAAAGGCTATATTTATTGCCGAACCGAATACCAGCTGGCCATCAAAAGATTGGAAATCGCTATTACCCAGGCTAAAAGTTATGGACTGCTGGGAAAGGATATCCTGAATACAGGGTATAGTGGACCCCAATGTCAAGACAGTTTTTCATTCAATTTAAGCGTCATTTTCCATTTTGAAAATGTTCGTAATTCTGTGTCACGGTTCGGCGTTCAGATTTGCTTCGGCGACTAG
- a CDS encoding flagellar assembly protein T N-terminal domain-containing protein, with the protein MVSKLNMRLFCVLVITIVVIPLHLWAGERVTAKGMSFFEEGKETIAREKALDEAKRAALQKVMGSYINSMTVVDNFQLHEDRIISHSSGYVKNVTVIDEKKSSLGTLEITIQADVESADVKDDLQRFQDMLSWQRNPRISIVVQPGIVKKYLPAATKAANILTGKLQQAGFKVLKFSEQTRNKVGLLVGLTLEQSVKTSDYQGMSISLNEIGLTADMFRPGDQEILASSSAIRSIPGENSLTVLDKGARQCIDAIWKELKDKLLLQYEKELYNDRDIYLTLKNLKSQSKAIEIPEILKAGITGVKGCSLLTFDGKKGEYNLQFRGRPEHFINELEMSYFQNTGFQSKIETYTGNSIVLLMLN; encoded by the coding sequence ATGGTGAGTAAGCTTAACATGAGACTGTTTTGTGTATTGGTCATAACAATTGTGGTGATACCATTGCACCTGTGGGCAGGAGAAAGAGTGACTGCTAAAGGTATGAGTTTTTTTGAAGAGGGCAAAGAGACCATAGCCAGGGAAAAAGCCTTGGATGAGGCCAAAAGGGCAGCTCTTCAAAAGGTTATGGGAAGTTATATTAATTCAATGACTGTTGTTGATAATTTTCAACTGCATGAAGATAGAATTATCAGCCATTCGTCAGGATATGTTAAAAATGTTACCGTGATTGATGAAAAAAAAAGCAGCCTGGGAACCCTTGAAATTACTATCCAAGCTGATGTTGAGTCCGCCGATGTTAAGGATGACTTGCAACGGTTTCAAGATATGTTGAGTTGGCAGCGCAATCCAAGGATCAGTATTGTTGTTCAACCTGGTATTGTAAAAAAATATTTGCCGGCTGCAACTAAAGCTGCCAACATCTTGACGGGCAAGCTTCAGCAAGCGGGCTTTAAGGTGCTTAAATTTTCTGAACAGACCCGGAACAAGGTAGGGCTGCTGGTGGGACTTACACTTGAACAATCTGTAAAGACATCAGACTATCAGGGAATGTCGATTTCATTGAATGAAATAGGTTTGACTGCTGATATGTTCAGACCTGGAGATCAGGAAATTCTTGCTTCGTCAAGCGCCATCCGGTCCATTCCAGGTGAAAACAGCCTTACTGTACTTGATAAAGGTGCCCGGCAGTGCATTGATGCCATTTGGAAAGAATTAAAAGATAAATTGCTGCTGCAGTATGAAAAAGAACTTTACAATGATCGCGATATTTATCTGACATTGAAAAATCTAAAATCGCAATCCAAAGCCATTGAAATCCCTGAAATTTTAAAAGCCGGTATTACAGGGGTTAAGGGATGTTCTCTGTTAACATTCGATGGGAAAAAAGGTGAATATAACCTGCAGTTTCGCGGACGTCCCGAGCATTTTATCAATGAGCTTGAGATGTCCTATTTTCAAAATACAGGTTTTCAGTCAAAAATTGAAACATATACGGGAAACAGTATTGTATTATTAATGTTAAATTAG